A region of Rattus rattus isolate New Zealand chromosome 7, Rrattus_CSIRO_v1, whole genome shotgun sequence DNA encodes the following proteins:
- the Mpv17 gene encoding protein Mpv17 isoform X5 produces MGLGDIISQQLVERRGLQQHQTGRTLTMASLGCGFVGPVVGGWYRVLDHLIPGTTKVNALKKMLLDQGGFAPCFLGCFLPLVGVLNGMSAQDNWAKLKRDYPDALITNYYLWPAVQLANFYLVPLHYRLAVVQCVAIVWNSYLSWKAHQL; encoded by the exons ATGGGCCTAGGTGACATTATCTCACAGCAGCTGGTGGAGAGGCGGGGTCTCCAGCAACACCAGACTGGCCGGACCTTGACCATGGCCTCCCTTGGCTGTGGCTTTGTG GGCCCTGTGGTCGGAGGCTGGTACAGGGTTTTGGACCACTTAATCCCTGGCACCACCAAGGTGAATGCACTCAAGAAGATGTTGTTAGATCAG GGGGGCTTTGCCCCATGTTTCCTTGGCTGCTTTCTCCCACTGGTAGGGGTTCTCAATGGAATGTCAGCCCAGGACAATTGGGCCAAACTGAAGCGG GACTACCCCGACGCCCTCATCACCAACTACTAT CTCTGGCCTGCTGTGCAGTTAGCCAACTTCTACCTGGTCCCCCTGCATTACAG GTTGGCTGTTGTCCAGTGCGTTGCTATTGTCTGGAACTCCTACCTGTCCTGGAAGGCACATCAGCTCTAA
- the Mpv17 gene encoding protein Mpv17 isoform X2, with translation MFFTVRCSGSDFSSWFDRRHGTLASIPEGPGCTSVESPGSDSWVCPDITSVPCTGSLMGLGDIISQQLVERRGLQQHQTGRTLTMASLGCGFVGPVVGGWYRVLDHLIPGTTKVNALKKMLLDQGGFAPCFLGCFLPLVGVLNGMSAQDNWAKLKRLWPAVQLANFYLVPLHYRLAVVQCVAIVWNSYLSWKAHQL, from the exons ATGTTCTTTACTGTGAGGTGCAGTGGGAGTGACTTCTCCTCTTGGTTTGACAGGAGGCATGGCACTCTGGCGAGCATACCAGAGGGCCCTGGCTGCACATCCGTGGAAAGTCCAGGTTCTGACAGCTG GGTATGTCCTGACATCACCTCTGTACCTTGTACAGGGTCACTGATGGGCCTAGGTGACATTATCTCACAGCAGCTGGTGGAGAGGCGGGGTCTCCAGCAACACCAGACTGGCCGGACCTTGACCATGGCCTCCCTTGGCTGTGGCTTTGTG GGCCCTGTGGTCGGAGGCTGGTACAGGGTTTTGGACCACTTAATCCCTGGCACCACCAAGGTGAATGCACTCAAGAAGATGTTGTTAGATCAG GGGGGCTTTGCCCCATGTTTCCTTGGCTGCTTTCTCCCACTGGTAGGGGTTCTCAATGGAATGTCAGCCCAGGACAATTGGGCCAAACTGAAGCGG CTCTGGCCTGCTGTGCAGTTAGCCAACTTCTACCTGGTCCCCCTGCATTACAG GTTGGCTGTTGTCCAGTGCGTTGCTATTGTCTGGAACTCCTACCTGTCCTGGAAGGCACATCAGCTCTAA
- the Mpv17 gene encoding protein Mpv17 isoform X4: MALWRAYQRALAAHPWKVQVLTAGSLMGLGDIISQQLVERRGLQQHQTGRTLTMASLGCGFVGPVVGGWYRVLDHLIPGTTKVNALKKMLLDQGGFAPCFLGCFLPLVGVLNGMSAQDNWAKLKRLWPAVQLANFYLVPLHYRLAVVQCVAIVWNSYLSWKAHQL; encoded by the exons ATGGCACTCTGGCGAGCATACCAGAGGGCCCTGGCTGCACATCCGTGGAAAGTCCAGGTTCTGACAGCTG GGTCACTGATGGGCCTAGGTGACATTATCTCACAGCAGCTGGTGGAGAGGCGGGGTCTCCAGCAACACCAGACTGGCCGGACCTTGACCATGGCCTCCCTTGGCTGTGGCTTTGTG GGCCCTGTGGTCGGAGGCTGGTACAGGGTTTTGGACCACTTAATCCCTGGCACCACCAAGGTGAATGCACTCAAGAAGATGTTGTTAGATCAG GGGGGCTTTGCCCCATGTTTCCTTGGCTGCTTTCTCCCACTGGTAGGGGTTCTCAATGGAATGTCAGCCCAGGACAATTGGGCCAAACTGAAGCGG CTCTGGCCTGCTGTGCAGTTAGCCAACTTCTACCTGGTCCCCCTGCATTACAG GTTGGCTGTTGTCCAGTGCGTTGCTATTGTCTGGAACTCCTACCTGTCCTGGAAGGCACATCAGCTCTAA
- the Mpv17 gene encoding protein Mpv17 isoform X1 produces the protein MFFTVRCSGSDFSSWFDRRHGTLASIPEGPGCTSVESPGSDSWVCPDITSVPCTGSLMGLGDIISQQLVERRGLQQHQTGRTLTMASLGCGFVGPVVGGWYRVLDHLIPGTTKVNALKKMLLDQGGFAPCFLGCFLPLVGVLNGMSAQDNWAKLKRDYPDALITNYYLWPAVQLANFYLVPLHYRLAVVQCVAIVWNSYLSWKAHQL, from the exons ATGTTCTTTACTGTGAGGTGCAGTGGGAGTGACTTCTCCTCTTGGTTTGACAGGAGGCATGGCACTCTGGCGAGCATACCAGAGGGCCCTGGCTGCACATCCGTGGAAAGTCCAGGTTCTGACAGCTG GGTATGTCCTGACATCACCTCTGTACCTTGTACAGGGTCACTGATGGGCCTAGGTGACATTATCTCACAGCAGCTGGTGGAGAGGCGGGGTCTCCAGCAACACCAGACTGGCCGGACCTTGACCATGGCCTCCCTTGGCTGTGGCTTTGTG GGCCCTGTGGTCGGAGGCTGGTACAGGGTTTTGGACCACTTAATCCCTGGCACCACCAAGGTGAATGCACTCAAGAAGATGTTGTTAGATCAG GGGGGCTTTGCCCCATGTTTCCTTGGCTGCTTTCTCCCACTGGTAGGGGTTCTCAATGGAATGTCAGCCCAGGACAATTGGGCCAAACTGAAGCGG GACTACCCCGACGCCCTCATCACCAACTACTAT CTCTGGCCTGCTGTGCAGTTAGCCAACTTCTACCTGGTCCCCCTGCATTACAG GTTGGCTGTTGTCCAGTGCGTTGCTATTGTCTGGAACTCCTACCTGTCCTGGAAGGCACATCAGCTCTAA
- the Ucn gene encoding urocortin, giving the protein MRQRGRATLLVALLLLAQLRPESSQWSPAAAAATVVQDPNLRWNPGVRNQGGGVRALLLLLAERFPRRAGSEPAGERQRRDDPPLSIDLTFHLLRTLLELARTQSQRERAEQNRIIFDSVGK; this is encoded by the coding sequence ATGAGGCAGAGGGGACGCGCTACGCTCCTGGTAGCGTTGCTGCTCCTGGCACAGCTGCGCCCGGAGAGCAGCCAGTGGAGCCCAGCGGCTGCGGCGGCGACTGTGGTCCAGGATCCGAATCTGCGATGGAACCCCGGAGTGCGGAATCAGGGCGGAGGTGTCCGCGCACTCCTCTTGCTGTTAGCGGAGCGCTTCCCGCGCCGCGCGGGATCTGAGCCTGCAGGCGAGCGGCAACGACGAGACGACCCTCCGTTGTCCATCGACCTCACCTTCCACCTGCTGCGGACCCTGCTGGAGCTAGCTCGGACACAGAGCCAGCGCGAGCGCGCAGAGCAGAACCGCATCATATTCGATTCGGTGGGCAAGTGA
- the Mpv17 gene encoding protein Mpv17 isoform X3 — MALWRAYQRALAAHPWKVQVLTAGSLMGLGDIISQQLVERRGLQQHQTGRTLTMASLGCGFVGPVVGGWYRVLDHLIPGTTKVNALKKMLLDQGGFAPCFLGCFLPLVGVLNGMSAQDNWAKLKRDYPDALITNYYLWPAVQLANFYLVPLHYRLAVVQCVAIVWNSYLSWKAHQL, encoded by the exons ATGGCACTCTGGCGAGCATACCAGAGGGCCCTGGCTGCACATCCGTGGAAAGTCCAGGTTCTGACAGCTG GGTCACTGATGGGCCTAGGTGACATTATCTCACAGCAGCTGGTGGAGAGGCGGGGTCTCCAGCAACACCAGACTGGCCGGACCTTGACCATGGCCTCCCTTGGCTGTGGCTTTGTG GGCCCTGTGGTCGGAGGCTGGTACAGGGTTTTGGACCACTTAATCCCTGGCACCACCAAGGTGAATGCACTCAAGAAGATGTTGTTAGATCAG GGGGGCTTTGCCCCATGTTTCCTTGGCTGCTTTCTCCCACTGGTAGGGGTTCTCAATGGAATGTCAGCCCAGGACAATTGGGCCAAACTGAAGCGG GACTACCCCGACGCCCTCATCACCAACTACTAT CTCTGGCCTGCTGTGCAGTTAGCCAACTTCTACCTGGTCCCCCTGCATTACAG GTTGGCTGTTGTCCAGTGCGTTGCTATTGTCTGGAACTCCTACCTGTCCTGGAAGGCACATCAGCTCTAA